In bacterium, a single genomic region encodes these proteins:
- a CDS encoding KH domain-containing protein, protein MPAENDTAFLEFIIKSLVENPDAVKVSRRVDDMGVFIELIVDPIDMGKIIGRNGHTAQAIRTVMKAFGKKHQANISIQIKEPEAAAKKVEKTLDEAIADLGI, encoded by the coding sequence ATGCCAGCAGAAAATGATACAGCGTTCCTAGAGTTCATTATAAAGTCCCTTGTTGAAAATCCTGATGCCGTTAAGGTAAGCAGAAGAGTAGATGATATGGGTGTGTTTATTGAATTGATTGTAGATCCAATCGATATGGGAAAAATTATTGGTAGGAACGGACATACAGCTCAAGCTATAAGAACCGTAATGAAGGCTTTCGGAAAGAAGCATCAAGCTAATATTAGTATTCAAATCAAGGAGCCTGAGGCTGCTGCAAAGAAGGTTGAAAAGACCTTAGATGAAGCGATCGCAGATTTAGGAATTTAA
- the rpsP gene encoding 30S ribosomal protein S16: MLKIRLQRVGKRNDPSFRLILVESKRAAKGGHAHEILGSHSFRKDGTIIKADRVKYWMSQGVQVSDTAHNLLVANKIIEGKKKNVLPKKTPPKKEKTA; encoded by the coding sequence ATGTTAAAGATTAGATTACAAAGAGTTGGTAAAAGAAACGACCCATCATTTCGTCTTATTCTTGTTGAGTCCAAAAGAGCTGCAAAAGGCGGTCACGCCCATGAAATTCTTGGATCTCACAGTTTTAGAAAGGACGGTACAATAATAAAAGCTGATAGAGTAAAATATTGGATGTCACAAGGTGTACAAGTTTCTGATACTGCTCACAACTTATTGGTTGCAAACAAGATTATTGAAGGAAAGAAGAAGAACGTTCTTCCTAAGAAAACTCCACCAAAGAAAGAGAAGACAGCATAG